One part of the Strix aluco isolate bStrAlu1 chromosome 27, bStrAlu1.hap1, whole genome shotgun sequence genome encodes these proteins:
- the LOC141915681 gene encoding keratin, type II cytoskeletal 4-like, which produces MSRQAPTVRSVLGRRGFSSASEICGRSYAASACQPVRCGAAAYSSRSVCNLGGNRRISYVNGGCGTGCFGEFGFGGVGYGSVGGRVGLCGPRGYSIVRGYPDRKADGIQGICIDERLLKPLCVGVDPLEHEIRCQEKEQIKTLNTQFACFIDKVRFLEQQNKVLETKWGLLQQYVLPKKGKNLELYFENYICDLRKRLDCLLCEKQKLGSEECATSQLVEEFKCKYEEEINRRTTVENEFVALKKDADCIFLNKEELEVKVDLLRRQLELLKCVFEEERAQVDRQLCDTSVIVKMDNNRDLDMESIIKNVECWYQEIAQKSKEEVDAFYQTRFQELQDKRGKYCDDLQSNKCEISELTRMIQKLQCELENVKKQVSCLQTSICDVEQRGDCALKDAREKHIELQNALQKAKDELACMLRDYQELLNVKLALDIEIATYKTLLEGEESRICVGNPVSVSVVSSGYNIPDECGMLAANGAACAYGSLGRRSGRQSSQNGGFSSRSAGIHPKRVISSVAKQCVPEVYCQAGVVNCKNGGFSSRSGGYPARTVISTGNGGLNARMGACQAGGVVSFGNQGCVIRQLGGSPVVVANSPEVVGCNNGVVGNFGVVRDPCVVP; this is translated from the exons ATGAGCAGACAGGCGCCTACAGTGAGATCTGTCCTGGGACGAAGAGGCTTCAGTTCAGCTTCAGAGATTTGTGGTCGAAGCTACGCCGCCTCCGCCTGCCAACCTGTCCGATGCGGAGCTGCTGCCTATAGCAGCAGGAGTGTCTGCAACCTGGGTGGAAACAGGAGAATTTCCTACGTGAACGGGGGCTGTGGTACTGGATGTTTTGGAGAGTTCGGCTTTGGAGGTGTAGGCTACGGTAGTGTTGGAGGAAGGGTTGGCCTTTGCGGCCCCAGGGGATATAGTATTGTGAGAGGTTACCCTGATCGCAAGGCTGATGGCATCCAAGGTATCTGCATTGATGAACGGCTTCTGAAGCCCCTCTGTGTTGGGGTCGACCCACTGGAACATGAAATACGCTGCCAGGAGAAGGAACAGATCAAGACTCTCAACACCCAGTTCGCCTGCTTCATCGACAAG GTTCGATTCCTGGAGCAGCAGAACAAAGTGCTGGAGACCAAGTGGGGCCTCCTGCAGCAATACGTCCTaccaaagaaagggaaaaacctTGAACTGTACTTTGAGAATTACATCTGCGACCTGCGGAAGCGCCTGGACTGCTTGCTATGTGAAAAGCAAAAACTGGGCAGCGAAGAATGTGCCACGAGCCAGCTGGTGGAGGAGTTCAAGTGCAA ATACGAAGAGGAAATCAACAGGCGTACAACCGTGGAGAATGAGTTTGTGGCACTCAAAAAG GATGCAGACTGTATCTTTTTgaacaaggaagagctggaggtgaaGGTGGATCTGTTGAGAAGGCAGTTGGAATTGTTGAAATGTGTGTTTGAGGAG GAACGAGCTCAGGTGGATCGCCAGCTATGTGACACTTCGGTCATCGTGAAAATGGACAACAACCGAGACCTGGACATGGAAAGCATCATCAAGAACGTTGAGTGCTGGTACCAAGAAATAGCTCAGAAGAGCAAAGAAGAAGTTGATGCTTTCTACCAAACCAGG TTTCAGGAGCTTCAGGATAAGAGAGGCAAGTATTGTGATGATCTGCAAAGCAACAAGTGTGAGATTTCAGAGCTAACCCGGATGATACAGAAGCTGCAGTGTGAACTGGAGAACGTGAAGAAGCAG GTGTCCTGCCTGCAAACCTCCATTTGTGATGTTGAGCAGCGTGGGGATTGTGCCCTCAAAGATGCCCGGGAGAAGCACATTGAGCTGCAGAATGCCCTCCAGAAGGCCAAGGATGAGCTGGCTTGCATGCTGCGGGATTACCAGGAGCTGCTGAATGTCAAACTGGCCCTGGATATTGAGATTGCAACATATAAGACTCTACTGGAGGGTGAAGAGAGCAG GATATGTGTGGGGAACCCGGTGAGCGTGT CTGTGGTCAGCAGTGGCTACAATATCCCTGACGAGTGCGGGATGCTGGCTGCAAACGGGGCTGCGTGTGCCTACGGCTCCCTGGGGAGACGGTCCGGAAGACAGAGCTCCCAGAATGGAGGATTCAGCTCCCGAAGCGCTGGGATCCACCCCAAGAGAGTCATTAGCTCGGTGGCCAAGCAGTGTGTCCCAGAGGTGTATTGCCAAGCCGGAGTGGTCAACTGCAAAAATGGAGGATTCAGCTCCCGGAGCGGGGGGTACCCAGCTCGCACCGTCATCAGCACGGGAAATGGGGGCTTGAATGCTAGAATGggggcttgccaagctggtgggGTGGTCAGCTTTGGAAACCAAGGCTGCGTCATCAGGCAGCTGGGGGGCTCTCCCGTCGTCGTTGCAAACAGCCCCGAAGTTGTGGGGTGCAACAACGGCGTGGTGGGGAACTTCGGGGTTGTCAGAGACCCGTGCGTGGTTCCGTAG